In one Elusimicrobiales bacterium genomic region, the following are encoded:
- a CDS encoding clostripain-related cysteine peptidase has product MSGNIVMAVVVSVVFQACAAFAAVNYDNPAPGAKGVRNAANSAAVTGTAVPSAPAAGPADAPQSAKPAALPKWTVMVFMNGKNELEQFAFTNFYQMERVGSDNDIQVVVEFGRMGNVANDGKWTGCRRYLVKKANDTDKISSPVVETIPQCDMGDYKHAADFGKWAMSKYPAQHYMYILWNHGGGWTKAMDNQPAKIISADDETGNHINTPQMGALLKSLGRKMDVYASDACLMQMAEVTYELKDYASYVVGSEELEAGDGYTYDAFLQKAHGSDMEAASLSKAAVDSYADHYTYMATQSYVDSKTMPELVKKMDAFADAVMTSGNKEAVKKALTATQHYAVNHNYRDNADLYHFVSLVATPAETNPKIKEAAGALMDYLKGSVIKHNRVTFDYADSHGLAVYLPAEKYDTNYDELAFAKAGKWPKFAQWLVAN; this is encoded by the coding sequence ATGTCCGGCAACATTGTTATGGCAGTGGTCGTCTCGGTAGTGTTTCAGGCCTGCGCCGCCTTCGCGGCGGTAAACTACGACAATCCCGCGCCAGGCGCCAAAGGCGTGAGAAACGCCGCCAACTCCGCGGCGGTAACCGGAACGGCGGTGCCGTCCGCGCCAGCCGCCGGTCCGGCAGATGCGCCGCAGTCCGCCAAGCCCGCTGCGCTCCCTAAATGGACTGTCATGGTGTTTATGAACGGCAAGAACGAATTGGAACAGTTCGCCTTCACGAATTTTTACCAGATGGAAAGAGTCGGCTCGGACAATGACATACAGGTGGTGGTGGAGTTCGGACGCATGGGCAATGTCGCCAACGACGGCAAATGGACCGGCTGCCGCCGCTACCTGGTGAAAAAAGCCAATGACACCGATAAAATCTCATCGCCAGTGGTTGAAACCATCCCCCAATGCGATATGGGCGATTACAAGCATGCCGCGGATTTCGGCAAATGGGCCATGTCCAAATATCCGGCGCAGCATTACATGTATATCCTCTGGAATCACGGCGGAGGCTGGACCAAGGCGATGGATAATCAGCCCGCCAAAATAATCTCGGCAGACGACGAGACCGGCAACCACATCAACACGCCGCAGATGGGCGCGCTGCTCAAGTCGCTTGGGCGCAAAATGGATGTTTACGCCTCGGACGCCTGCCTTATGCAGATGGCCGAAGTTACCTATGAGTTGAAGGATTACGCTTCCTATGTGGTCGGTTCCGAGGAACTGGAAGCGGGCGACGGCTACACCTATGATGCGTTCCTTCAGAAAGCGCATGGTTCGGATATGGAGGCCGCCTCTTTGTCCAAAGCTGCGGTGGACAGTTATGCGGACCATTACACATACATGGCCACGCAGTCGTATGTGGATTCAAAGACGATGCCGGAACTGGTAAAGAAGATGGACGCTTTTGCCGACGCTGTCATGACTTCCGGCAACAAGGAGGCGGTAAAGAAAGCCCTCACAGCGACACAGCATTATGCCGTGAACCACAATTATAGGGATAATGCGGACCTTTACCACTTTGTCTCCCTGGTTGCCACGCCGGCCGAGACAAATCCGAAAATCAAGGAAGCCGCGGGCGCGCTTATGGATTATCTGAAGGGCAGCGTAATCAAGCATAACAGAGTCACGTTCGACTATGCGGATTCGCACGGGCTTGCGGTTTATCTTCCCGCGGAAAAGTACGACACGAATTACGACGAGCTAGCCTTCGCCAAAGCCGGCAAATGGCCTAAATTCGCGCAATGGCTTGTGGCCAATTGA
- the ileS gene encoding isoleucine--tRNA ligase translates to MAIKETAGRSGTVLLPKTDFPMRAELPKREPLTIKLWNDIGLYRKMLEKRRGKTPYILHDGPPYANGHIHNGHALNKILKDITIKSRAMSGHYTPYVPGWDCHGLPIEHALLKELKQDKRHIEDIPAFRLKARQFAAKFIDLQREDFKRLGIPADWDNPYITMSPHFEGTVIKAFLDLARKGCIFKGKKPIYWCVSCETALADAEVEYKDKTSNSIFVKFELAEPFSGKKAALAIWTTTPWTLPANMAAAVDEEESYILLRDRKTGEHYIAAEKLADSFISECGLDCEKGEKIPGKALLGLKYRHPLFADKANPVIHTDFVAMDTGSGIVHVAPGHGEDDFYSGLEQGIEIFCPVDNRGRFTKEGREFEGLSVWEANPAVIEKLRAAGKLLAAKDISHSYPHCWRCKKPVIFRATEQWFLGVDKNGLRDKLVAAIDKVNWVPPGSRERIRSMVQQRPDWCLSRQRAWGTPVPMMNCSSCHQLQYDETLFAAIEKRAFAEGSDFWFSDPAEKIVPPGYKCKCGGTTFVKETDILDVWLDSGVSWAAVLPEGHYPADLYMEGSDQHRGWFQTSLIPSVALNGHAPYKAVYTHGFIMDEKGHAMHKSAGNAVSPQEIIGKYGAETLRLWVALSDCTEDVRLSEKLLEGPIDAYRKIRNTSRYLLGNLWDYDPQKHKVSYDKLHEADRYMLHRLAELVAAARGHYDRLNYRAAIRDIADFCILDLSSFYFDTLKDRLYTLGKNSWERRSAQTALYEIATGLFRLMAPVLSFTAEEAWQELRKANPGLEESVFLSDFPQAGEKCPQALAEKWEKIRQIRELALKALEEKRKAGIIGAPLEAKVIFRANDAAERAFISGTLELWPSVLIVSAAELAEGPEQLSVEVVHADGAKCPRCWQWKKDIGAHPAHPDVCARCAGVLEAEK, encoded by the coding sequence ATGGCTATAAAAGAGACAGCCGGACGCTCCGGCACGGTTCTGCTTCCCAAAACCGATTTCCCCATGCGCGCCGAGCTGCCGAAACGCGAGCCGCTGACCATTAAATTATGGAACGATATCGGCCTCTACCGCAAAATGCTGGAAAAGCGCCGCGGGAAAACCCCCTATATCCTGCACGACGGGCCGCCCTACGCCAACGGGCATATACACAACGGACACGCGCTTAACAAAATCCTCAAGGATATAACCATCAAATCGCGCGCGATGTCGGGCCATTACACGCCTTATGTGCCGGGCTGGGACTGCCACGGGCTTCCCATAGAACACGCCCTCCTGAAGGAATTGAAGCAGGACAAGCGGCATATAGAAGATATTCCCGCCTTCCGCCTAAAGGCCCGGCAGTTTGCCGCGAAATTCATAGACCTCCAGCGCGAGGATTTCAAGCGGCTTGGCATACCGGCGGACTGGGACAATCCGTATATCACCATGTCGCCGCATTTTGAGGGCACAGTCATAAAGGCTTTTCTGGATCTGGCGCGCAAGGGCTGCATATTCAAAGGCAAAAAGCCGATATACTGGTGCGTCTCGTGCGAGACCGCGCTAGCCGACGCGGAAGTGGAATACAAGGATAAAACCTCCAATTCCATATTCGTGAAATTTGAACTGGCGGAGCCGTTCTCCGGTAAAAAAGCCGCGCTGGCCATCTGGACCACCACCCCCTGGACCCTGCCCGCCAACATGGCCGCCGCCGTGGACGAGGAGGAAAGCTATATCCTCCTGCGCGACCGCAAAACCGGCGAGCATTACATCGCCGCCGAAAAGCTGGCGGATTCTTTTATTTCCGAATGCGGGCTGGACTGCGAAAAGGGCGAAAAAATCCCCGGCAAAGCGCTGCTGGGCCTCAAATACCGCCATCCGCTGTTCGCGGATAAAGCCAATCCGGTCATCCATACGGATTTCGTGGCGATGGATACGGGCAGCGGCATAGTCCATGTCGCGCCGGGCCATGGCGAGGACGATTTCTACTCCGGCCTGGAGCAGGGTATAGAGATTTTCTGTCCCGTGGACAACCGGGGCCGCTTTACTAAAGAGGGCCGCGAGTTTGAGGGGCTCTCGGTCTGGGAGGCCAACCCGGCGGTCATTGAAAAACTGCGCGCCGCGGGTAAGCTGCTGGCCGCAAAGGATATTTCGCACAGCTATCCGCATTGCTGGCGGTGCAAAAAGCCGGTCATATTCCGCGCAACGGAGCAGTGGTTTTTGGGCGTAGACAAAAACGGGCTGCGCGACAAACTTGTCGCCGCCATAGACAAGGTGAACTGGGTGCCGCCGGGCAGCAGGGAAAGAATACGCTCCATGGTGCAGCAAAGGCCGGACTGGTGCCTGTCGCGCCAGCGCGCCTGGGGAACGCCGGTGCCGATGATGAACTGCTCCTCCTGCCATCAGCTTCAGTATGACGAAACGCTTTTTGCCGCCATAGAGAAACGCGCTTTCGCCGAAGGCTCGGATTTCTGGTTCAGCGATCCGGCGGAAAAGATAGTTCCCCCCGGCTATAAATGCAAATGCGGCGGGACAACTTTCGTCAAGGAAACCGACATTCTGGACGTGTGGCTGGATTCGGGGGTTTCCTGGGCGGCGGTGCTGCCGGAGGGGCATTATCCGGCTGACCTCTATATGGAAGGCTCGGACCAGCACAGGGGCTGGTTCCAGACCTCGCTTATCCCGTCGGTCGCGCTGAACGGCCATGCGCCGTACAAGGCGGTATACACCCACGGATTTATAATGGATGAGAAGGGCCACGCCATGCACAAATCGGCGGGCAATGCCGTCTCGCCGCAGGAAATAATAGGCAAATACGGCGCGGAGACTTTGCGGCTCTGGGTCGCCCTGTCCGACTGCACCGAGGATGTGCGCCTCTCCGAAAAACTGCTGGAGGGGCCCATAGACGCCTACCGCAAGATTCGCAACACGTCGCGCTATCTGCTTGGCAATCTCTGGGATTACGACCCGCAAAAACATAAGGTTTCTTACGATAAGCTGCACGAGGCGGACAGATACATGCTCCACCGCCTTGCGGAGCTTGTGGCGGCAGCGCGCGGGCATTATGACAGGCTCAATTACCGCGCCGCAATCCGCGACATAGCGGATTTCTGCATACTGGACCTGTCGTCTTTCTACTTTGACACGTTGAAAGACAGGCTCTACACCCTGGGCAAGAATTCATGGGAGCGCCGCTCCGCCCAGACCGCGCTTTACGAGATTGCCACGGGGCTGTTTCGGCTCATGGCCCCGGTGCTGTCTTTCACCGCAGAGGAGGCGTGGCAGGAATTGCGCAAGGCCAATCCCGGCCTTGAGGAAAGCGTCTTCCTGTCGGATTTCCCTCAGGCCGGAGAAAAATGCCCGCAGGCGCTGGCGGAAAAATGGGAGAAAATACGGCAGATACGCGAGCTTGCGCTCAAAGCCCTTGAGGAAAAAAGGAAGGCCGGCATCATAGGCGCGCCGCTTGAGGCGAAAGTTATTTTCAGGGCCAATGACGCGGCTGAGCGCGCTTTCATAAGCGGCACGTTGGAATTGTGGCCTTCCGTGCTGATAGTCTCCGCAGCGGAACTGGCGGAGGGGCCGGAGCAGCTTTCCGTTGAAGTCGTTCACGCCGACGGCGCGAAATGCCCGCGCTGCTGGCAGTGGAAAAAGGATATCGGCGCGCATCCCGCGCATCCGGACGTCTGCGCGCGCTGCGCCGGCGTGCTGGAGGCGGAGAAATGA
- the lspA gene encoding signal peptidase II: MNCCSAPAERTQRAALTRVSPRAAAVIAAVFALDRITKFLAHKYLDGTAGLDWGLLRLTYVENTGAAFSMLRGMNWLFAAVAAVFLGAMFFWREEIAACGRAARLGMLLIAGGALGNLWDRLSCGAVADFIDFRVWPVFNAADSFITVGAALMALAFYRGGEKRCAR, from the coding sequence ATGAACTGCTGCTCCGCCCCGGCGGAACGGACACAACGGGCCGCGCTGACGCGGGTTTCGCCACGCGCGGCGGCTGTGATAGCCGCCGTATTCGCGCTGGACAGAATCACCAAATTCCTGGCGCATAAATACCTGGACGGGACCGCCGGGCTGGATTGGGGGCTTCTGCGGCTGACCTATGTGGAAAACACCGGCGCGGCCTTCAGCATGCTGCGCGGGATGAACTGGCTGTTCGCGGCGGTGGCCGCCGTTTTTCTGGGAGCGATGTTTTTCTGGCGGGAGGAAATAGCCGCCTGCGGCAGGGCCGCGCGGCTGGGAATGCTGCTTATAGCGGGCGGCGCGCTGGGCAATCTCTGGGACAGGCTTAGTTGCGGCGCGGTGGCGGATTTTATAGATTTCAGGGTGTGGCCGGTGTTTAATGCCGCGGATTCATTTATCACGGTCGGGGCCGCGCTGATGGCTCTGGCTTTCTACCGCGGCGGGGAAAAACGATGCGCCCGATAA
- a CDS encoding tetratricopeptide repeat protein, translating into MRPIRLLVLLSAFFLSGCYKSPEKLFAKANELVLNGAYTDAIVLYNKALGKRPDYAAALNNRGMAREKRGDVPEAAQDYALAIKADPSFAQAYNNLAALELDRDRYPQAEKLADRAVSIAPKYVLAYVNRGSARYGQGNMAGAAQDFSHALKLEPDFPQALYGRALSLGGQGDNRAALQDLDRLLDIKSGMYAAWRLRGIIRETDGDFGGAAQDYGRLISLRPDSYDGWFLRARAAWRAGYYDGAAEDINRAMRLAQMNAAVYALRGDIYANIDPFEAGRSYVAARTLDPQNAPIYNVKVLIMKKNLERNMPSARNRK; encoded by the coding sequence ATGCGCCCGATAAGACTACTCGTCCTGCTGTCCGCGTTTTTTCTGTCCGGCTGTTACAAAAGCCCGGAGAAGCTGTTTGCAAAAGCCAACGAGCTGGTGCTTAACGGCGCCTATACTGACGCCATAGTCCTCTACAACAAAGCCCTGGGAAAAAGGCCGGATTATGCCGCCGCGCTCAACAACCGCGGCATGGCGCGCGAAAAACGCGGCGATGTGCCGGAAGCCGCGCAGGATTACGCGCTGGCCATAAAGGCCGACCCGTCTTTCGCTCAGGCATACAACAACCTGGCCGCGCTGGAACTGGACAGGGACCGCTACCCCCAGGCCGAGAAGCTGGCCGACAGGGCCGTTTCAATAGCGCCCAAATACGTGCTGGCTTATGTGAACCGCGGTTCGGCCCGCTACGGACAGGGCAATATGGCCGGCGCGGCGCAGGATTTTTCCCATGCGCTCAAACTGGAGCCGGATTTTCCGCAGGCCCTTTACGGGCGCGCGCTGTCGCTGGGCGGGCAGGGGGACAACCGCGCCGCCCTGCAGGACCTTGACCGGCTGCTGGACATAAAATCCGGCATGTACGCCGCCTGGCGGCTGCGCGGCATAATACGCGAAACCGACGGCGACTTCGGCGGCGCGGCCCAGGATTACGGCAGGCTGATATCGCTGCGCCCGGACAGTTACGACGGCTGGTTTCTGCGCGCGCGCGCCGCCTGGCGCGCCGGCTACTACGACGGCGCGGCGGAGGATATAAACCGTGCCATGCGTCTTGCCCAGATGAACGCCGCCGTCTACGCGCTGCGCGGCGACATTTACGCCAATATAGACCCTTTTGAAGCCGGACGCAGCTATGTGGCCGCCAGAACACTGGACCCGCAGAACGCGCCGATTTACAATGTAAAGGTGCTCATTATGAAGAAAAATCTGGAGCGAAACATGCCGTCCGCAAGGAACCGCAAATAA
- a CDS encoding glycosyltransferase family 39 protein, with translation MSDSVIPRGAGAEPSCRPRSLSEKIRLMRMVLEGIYFEKETADTIARGSKKPEVLYGLFLACLMALAQGFLLSMWAARDARHRLGPEEVASLRAAQTYRQAASSGKLMELIKSPLDEDGLPRPPLYYWTLALTSPEQSGRPPSGTGLQTVYLAILCMSVYLITRRSRTEPASLVAAAFASSLPFVLGCMRQLSPELALIAFTAAAYAAFIWSDDFESAPWTFVWGIFSLLGMLTSWVYPLCTIPLMNLLFYGIMNHVTRANVMRVFWVWAGVYLLWLSNNMVPIMQWVTHNVLPGMVVVSSVSIFENLRQLAMHTLSAMPWYLVNSADWLQIPFFIAASVMGLWFFTTQFAVYPYRRDICYWLFAPLLFVSLLPQHRAEYYLPSLAAVSVMLGVMSPRKFYFWILGGLFVFSAAYQLGALPSLHITTPLGRVALVDAGRRKPYGQALGRVLQDAARLAAARGQSVVAVSKNPSLEPYYLNWLAERAGFKPLSFMWDDAGFSVYPAVVLDVRPPGAAPAKSPLFGDMARPDPVIDAYEARGSYKLDTGDVVTVLAQRDFRFPPFKSAAYSVKRLKFAGFIAEDVLADIGPWDPDRQSYRWINLTAGSIRLGKGDVFGVSAVLQDCRFITASPATFEGAKILKLGTLRLTSGIVDSDNIGEAAHALIPQLSDLKMEIHLLPGQEQQHTLSGLSLSGKYNDSPFSGSATIERSGASDLFLKFNPLNISYWTVPDFMLNTLQIGVHAAPTPTRPFWFVVSNVVFDNTSISIRAD, from the coding sequence ATGAGCGACTCTGTAATCCCCCGCGGAGCCGGAGCGGAGCCAAGCTGCAGGCCGCGCAGTCTGTCCGAGAAAATCCGGCTGATGCGCATGGTGCTGGAGGGCATTTACTTTGAAAAGGAAACCGCCGATACCATAGCCCGCGGCAGCAAAAAACCGGAAGTGCTTTACGGGCTGTTTCTGGCCTGCCTGATGGCGCTGGCGCAGGGATTTCTGCTGTCAATGTGGGCGGCAAGGGACGCGCGCCATCGGCTGGGGCCGGAGGAAGTGGCCTCATTGCGGGCGGCGCAGACATACCGGCAGGCGGCTTCTTCCGGGAAGCTCATGGAGCTGATAAAGTCCCCGCTGGACGAGGACGGGCTGCCCCGCCCGCCCCTTTATTACTGGACGCTGGCGCTGACCTCGCCCGAACAGTCCGGCAGGCCGCCTTCCGGCACGGGGCTTCAAACGGTTTATCTGGCGATATTATGCATGTCGGTCTATCTGATAACCCGGCGCAGCCGCACCGAGCCGGCGTCGCTGGTGGCGGCGGCATTCGCCTCCAGCCTGCCGTTCGTGCTGGGCTGCATGCGGCAGCTTTCTCCGGAGCTGGCGCTTATAGCGTTTACGGCCGCGGCTTACGCGGCTTTCATCTGGTCCGACGATTTTGAATCCGCCCCGTGGACCTTCGTCTGGGGCATATTCAGCCTGCTGGGGATGCTGACCTCGTGGGTTTACCCGCTTTGCACCATTCCGCTGATGAACCTTCTGTTTTACGGAATAATGAACCATGTAACGCGCGCCAATGTCATGCGCGTGTTCTGGGTGTGGGCGGGGGTGTATCTGTTGTGGCTGTCAAACAACATGGTGCCGATAATGCAGTGGGTTACGCACAACGTGCTGCCCGGGATGGTGGTGGTTTCCTCTGTAAGCATATTTGAGAACCTGCGCCAGCTGGCCATGCATACGCTGTCCGCCATGCCGTGGTATCTGGTCAATTCCGCGGACTGGCTGCAGATCCCGTTTTTCATCGCCGCATCCGTCATGGGCCTGTGGTTTTTCACCACGCAGTTCGCCGTCTATCCCTACAGGCGGGACATATGCTACTGGCTGTTCGCGCCGCTGCTGTTTGTGTCGCTTCTGCCGCAGCACAGGGCGGAGTATTATCTACCTTCGCTTGCCGCGGTTTCGGTCATGCTGGGAGTGATGTCTCCCCGGAAATTCTATTTCTGGATACTGGGCGGGCTATTCGTTTTCAGCGCGGCTTACCAGCTTGGCGCGCTGCCGTCGCTGCATATCACAACCCCTCTGGGCAGGGTGGCGCTTGTGGACGCCGGACGGCGAAAGCCCTACGGCCAGGCGCTGGGCAGGGTTTTGCAGGATGCGGCACGGCTCGCCGCCGCCAGGGGGCAGAGCGTGGTCGCCGTATCAAAAAACCCGTCCCTTGAGCCGTACTATCTGAACTGGCTTGCGGAGCGGGCCGGGTTCAAGCCGCTGTCTTTCATGTGGGATGACGCGGGATTTTCAGTTTATCCCGCCGTCGTGCTGGACGTCCGCCCGCCGGGAGCCGCGCCGGCCAAATCCCCGTTGTTTGGCGACATGGCCAGGCCGGACCCGGTCATTGACGCCTATGAGGCCAGGGGAAGCTACAAGCTTGACACCGGCGACGTTGTTACGGTGCTGGCGCAGCGCGATTTCCGGTTCCCGCCGTTCAAAAGCGCGGCATACAGCGTCAAGCGGCTTAAATTCGCCGGCTTTATAGCGGAAGACGTGCTGGCGGACATCGGCCCCTGGGACCCGGACAGGCAGTCCTACAGATGGATTAACCTGACCGCCGGCTCCATCAGGCTGGGCAAGGGAGATGTGTTCGGCGTCTCAGCCGTTTTGCAGGACTGCCGGTTCATAACCGCCTCGCCGGCCACATTTGAGGGCGCGAAAATACTCAAGCTGGGGACACTGCGCCTTACAAGCGGCATAGTGGACTCCGACAACATAGGCGAGGCGGCGCACGCGCTTATTCCGCAGTTGTCGGATTTGAAAATGGAAATCCACCTGCTGCCCGGACAGGAACAGCAGCACACGCTCAGCGGGCTCTCGCTTAGCGGCAAATACAACGATTCGCCTTTTTCCGGCAGCGCGACAATAGAGCGCAGCGGGGCCTCCGACCTGTTCCTGAAATTCAATCCGCTCAATATCTCCTACTGGACCGTGCCGGATTTCATGCTCAACACCCTGCAGATCGGCGTTCACGCCGCGCCCACGCCCACAAGGCCTTTCTGGTTCGTGGTAAGCAACGTGGTTTTTGACAACACGTCCATCTCAATACGCGCCGACTGA
- a CDS encoding EFR1 family ferrodoxin (N-terminal region resembles flavodoxins. C-terminal ferrodoxin region binds two 4Fe-4S clusters.) — protein MSSEICIHVFSGTGNTMHAARRIARAFSAKNIIAPILDIEKGGNCMSDAAHVFMFPVYAGSVPEIMSRHIAGLPRCARTRAAVVATMGSQSPGREGNEGRALEQACAELAARGYLVFFTEAISYPGNITSFLNPPPQDLCDKITERADEKADDAALAIVSGERHFRTNAAPAYAAGLVMGALFLPLGRRLMGKCFAADNNCNGCGHCAGSCPAGAITLSGGRPVWRFSCQGCQRCINDCPQRAIQFSLLRAFAMNFGWLIPWSLIFGLGLGWFSGFLFNFVFYAVTLPLADSVFRRCDKFPALRRLLASSLSQDYRRYTMRERPEAK, from the coding sequence ATGTCGTCCGAAATCTGCATTCATGTATTCAGCGGCACGGGCAACACCATGCACGCGGCGCGGCGGATAGCGCGCGCATTCTCGGCAAAAAATATAATCGCGCCGATACTTGACATAGAAAAGGGCGGCAACTGCATGTCCGATGCGGCGCATGTGTTCATGTTCCCGGTATACGCCGGCTCCGTGCCGGAGATAATGTCGCGCCACATCGCGGGCCTGCCGCGCTGCGCCCGGACCAGGGCGGCTGTGGTGGCCACCATGGGCAGCCAGTCCCCCGGCAGGGAAGGCAACGAAGGCCGCGCGCTGGAGCAGGCCTGCGCGGAACTGGCGGCGCGCGGCTATCTGGTTTTTTTCACCGAGGCGATATCCTATCCGGGCAATATCACGTCGTTTCTCAATCCGCCGCCGCAGGACCTGTGCGACAAAATCACCGAGCGCGCCGATGAAAAAGCGGATGACGCCGCGCTGGCAATTGTATCGGGGGAAAGGCATTTCAGGACCAACGCCGCCCCGGCTTATGCCGCCGGCCTGGTCATGGGCGCGCTGTTTCTGCCGCTGGGGCGCAGGCTGATGGGCAAATGCTTTGCCGCTGACAATAACTGCAACGGCTGCGGCCATTGCGCCGGAAGCTGCCCCGCAGGAGCGATAACGTTGTCCGGCGGCAGGCCTGTCTGGAGATTCTCCTGCCAGGGCTGCCAGCGCTGCATAAACGACTGCCCGCAGCGGGCGATACAATTTTCGCTGCTGCGCGCCTTCGCGATGAATTTCGGCTGGCTGATTCCGTGGAGCCTTATTTTCGGGCTGGGGCTGGGATGGTTTTCCGGGTTTCTGTTCAACTTCGTTTTCTACGCGGTTACATTGCCGCTGGCCGACTCGGTTTTCCGCCGCTGCGATAAATTCCCGGCGCTGCGCCGGCTGCTGGCATCCAGCCTTTCGCAGGATTACCGCCGCTATACGATGAGAGAGCGCCCGGAGGCGAAATAG
- a CDS encoding ABC transporter permease, giving the protein MTASRKTALLRLASSVAAVGLAFAIGAALMLAVGVDPLAVYARLAQGTLLNPYGLAQILFKATPLILAGLSVALAFKAGLFNIGAEGQMTMGGLCCALAASELRGLPAVVHIPVCLLAAMLGGALWAAPPALLKARRGAHEVITTIMMNFIAAALANYLVAVKFHEPETVHTAAGMPSSFLPRLDAFIGAFKGSPANVSLLIALTACAAVWWLLRKTAFGYEVRAAGLSPDAAATAGINVPARMAGAFVAAGALAGLGAANFVMGYKHYFEEGFCGGAGFMGIAVALAGQNNPAGIVAAALLFGALSHGTLVINALVPKDIVLAIQALVIIFVIAFDGLARRAEFSDD; this is encoded by the coding sequence ATGACCGCCTCCCGGAAAACGGCTTTATTGCGGCTGGCAAGCTCGGTTGCGGCGGTGGGGCTGGCTTTCGCCATAGGCGCCGCGCTTATGCTGGCTGTGGGGGTTGACCCGCTGGCGGTTTACGCGCGGCTGGCGCAGGGGACATTGCTAAACCCCTACGGCCTGGCGCAGATTTTATTCAAGGCAACTCCGCTGATTCTGGCGGGGCTGTCGGTTGCCCTTGCCTTCAAGGCGGGGTTGTTTAATATCGGCGCGGAAGGCCAGATGACGATGGGCGGCCTGTGCTGCGCGCTGGCGGCGTCGGAGCTGCGCGGGCTGCCGGCGGTTGTCCATATCCCCGTCTGCCTGCTGGCCGCCATGCTGGGCGGCGCGCTGTGGGCCGCGCCGCCCGCGCTGCTAAAGGCCCGGCGCGGCGCGCACGAGGTTATCACCACCATAATGATGAATTTCATCGCCGCCGCGCTGGCCAACTATCTGGTGGCGGTTAAATTCCACGAGCCGGAAACCGTGCATACCGCCGCCGGAATGCCGTCTTCCTTCCTGCCGCGGCTGGATGCGTTTATCGGCGCTTTCAAAGGCTCGCCCGCCAATGTGTCGCTTCTCATCGCGCTGACGGCCTGCGCCGCGGTCTGGTGGCTGCTGCGCAAAACCGCGTTCGGCTACGAGGTCCGCGCCGCCGGGCTTAGCCCGGACGCGGCGGCCACTGCGGGAATAAACGTCCCCGCGCGCATGGCCGGGGCTTTTGTGGCGGCGGGCGCGCTGGCCGGGTTGGGCGCGGCGAATTTCGTGATGGGCTACAAGCATTATTTTGAGGAAGGTTTCTGCGGCGGGGCGGGGTTTATGGGCATAGCGGTGGCGCTGGCCGGGCAGAACAACCCGGCGGGCATAGTGGCGGCGGCGCTGCTGTTTGGCGCATTGTCGCACGGGACGCTGGTCATAAACGCGCTGGTCCCGAAAGATATAGTGCTTGCCATCCAGGCGCTGGTGATTATTTTCGTCATAGCCTTTGACGGGCTGGCAAGACGGGCGGAGTTTTCCGATGACTGA
- a CDS encoding ABC transporter permease, with protein MTEGGYIVFAAALLAQAIRISVPYALAAAGAAVSETAGVVNIALEGIMLTGAFCATLGTYYTGNPWIGALCAAAGGIAVSLIHAFVSIHCRANQIISGLAVNMLAVGATKFFLKLIFNSSANSARIAGLPQCGAGVLGKIPALGTLLADPLMLAAPLLMYAAWHLVYRTPLGLRMRAVGEHPECAGTLGVNVYLTRYLAVLFCGVLAAMAGAWLAFDQHQFSDGMSGGRGYIALAAMIFGKWNPLGAACAAAFFGLAETAQINLQTAGVHIPAQFIQMIPYVLTIAVLAGVIGRTRPPAADGKPYPEDEHD; from the coding sequence ATGACTGAAGGCGGATATATAGTGTTTGCCGCCGCGCTGCTGGCGCAGGCCATCAGGATTTCAGTGCCGTATGCCCTGGCGGCGGCGGGGGCGGCGGTGTCGGAAACCGCGGGCGTGGTCAATATCGCGCTGGAGGGCATCATGCTCACCGGCGCCTTCTGCGCCACGTTGGGGACCTATTACACCGGCAACCCGTGGATTGGCGCGCTGTGCGCGGCGGCGGGCGGGATTGCGGTCTCGCTGATACACGCTTTCGTCTCCATACACTGCCGGGCGAATCAGATAATATCCGGGCTGGCGGTGAACATGCTGGCGGTGGGAGCCACCAAATTTTTCCTCAAGCTGATATTCAACTCGTCCGCCAATTCGGCGCGGATAGCGGGGCTGCCGCAATGCGGGGCCGGCGTTCTGGGAAAAATCCCGGCGCTGGGCACGTTGCTGGCGGACCCGCTTATGCTGGCGGCGCCGCTGCTGATGTATGCGGCCTGGCATCTGGTCTACCGCACACCGCTGGGGCTGCGGATGCGCGCCGTTGGCGAGCATCCCGAATGCGCCGGGACGCTGGGCGTAAACGTGTATCTGACCCGCTATCTGGCGGTTCTGTTCTGCGGCGTGCTGGCCGCCATGGCGGGCGCGTGGCTGGCCTTTGACCAGCACCAGTTCAGCGACGGGATGAGCGGCGGGCGCGGCTATATCGCGCTGGCGGCCATGATTTTCGGCAAGTGGAACCCGCTGGGCGCGGCCTGCGCCGCCGCGTTTTTCGGCCTGGCGGAAACGGCGCAGATAAATCTCCAGACCGCGGGCGTGCATATTCCCGCGCAGTTCATACAAATGATACCCTACGTGCTGACCATAGCCGTGCTGGCCGGAGTGATAGGCAGGACCCGCCCGCCCGCCGCCGACGGCAAACCATACCCGGAGGACGAGCATGATTGA